A segment of the Aureimonas sp. SA4125 genome:
GTGCACGAATTGCGCGACCACAACGTCTCGATCCGACTTGGATCGGAGGTCGTCTCGGTCAAGCTCGACGCGGCAGGCCGTCCGGTCTGCGAGATCGCCAGCGGCCGCAGCGTGACGAGCGACGTTCTCCTCTTCGCCGCCGGCCGGGTCGGCGAAACCGAAAAGCTGAACCTTGCCGCCGTCGGCATCACCTGCGACCACCGCGGCCGCATCCCGGTCAATGCCAAGACGCTGCAGACCGTCGTTCCGCACATCTACGCCGCCGGCGACGTCATCGGCTTCCCGAGCCTTGCCTCGACGTCGATGGAGCAGGGGCGGCTCGCCGCCTGCCACGCCTTTGGCCTCGAGCCGCCGGCGCCGCCGGAATTCTTTCCCTATGGCATCTACTCGGTACCGGAAATCTCGACCGTCGGCATGACCGAGGAGGAGGTCCTGAAGCGCGGCATCCCCTACGAATGCGGCATCGCGCGTTTCCGCGAGACCTCGCGCGGCCATATCATGGGGCTGAAGTCCGGGATGATGAAGATGATCTTCTCGAAGAAGACGCGGCGACTGCTCGGCGTCCACATCGTCGGCGAGGGCGCGACGGAACTCATCCACATCGGCCAGGCCGTGCTGAACCTGAAGGGCACCATCGACTACTTCATGGACAATACGTTCAACTATCCGACGCTGGCCGAGGCCTACAAGATCGCCAGCCTCGACGCGTGGAATCGCGCCTTCGCGCCGGTCGCAGCGCCGCCGCCGGTTCCGGTGCAGGCGGCGGCATCGTAAGCCCGTTCCGGGCGCTGCCGACGCACGGCGTGGGCAGCTGCGCGCCCTACTTGCCGGTGGGCGCCTTGATCTCGGGATAGGTCTTGCGCTTGCGCAGCGCCTCCTCGATCTCGTCCTGCTGGACCTGCTGCGAGCCTTGGTCCTGCAGGCGGTCCTCGTTGTCGGCCTGGTCCTGCTGGTTGTCGAATTCGTCCGTGGGAATGCGGCTCATCTTGGTTCTCCTGTTGCCTTTCCAGGAGATAGTGCGCGCGCCGCGCCGCGCCATCCCGTGACTTCCGCGCGCACCGCTCCATCTCCGCTGACAGGACGGATGGGCGCACCGGTTTCGTGAATGCGACATGAACGAAGCGCTCCGGGTTCATTCACGAAAGCAGGGCTAGATCTGCCCGTCGCATGGACCGGTGGCGTCGCTTGCACCCGGCAGGCGGGCACATGGCCATCGTCGCGGCGCGTCGTGCCGGCCCATCGCATGGAGATCTCGATGTTGAACCGACGCGCGCTGATGATGGTCCTCGGGGCCGCAGCGCTGCCACTGCGCCCGGCGCAGGCTGATCTCGCCAGGGCCAATCGCGGTGGCGCGCCGATGGCGTTTGGCGAGCCGCAGTCCTTCTCCTGGGAGGCACTCGTGGCGATGGCCGCGGCGGCCCATGCAGCGCCCTATGCACCGCGGCCCGATCCTGCGCCCGAAGCCCTTGCGCGCATCGGCTATTCGCAGCACGGAAGGATCCACCAGCCGGTTTCGGCCGGGCTGTTCGCAGGCGCCGGACGCGATGGCGTGGTGACCATGTTCCACCTCGGCGAGTTGTTCCGCCGACCGGTGCGGATCCACATGGTCGAGGGCGGCGAGGCCCGCGAGATCCTCTATCGCCGCGACTATTTCGCTTTCCCCGAAGGCAGCCCCGCCGCCGCCGTGCCGGACGACGTCGGCTTCGGCGGTTTTCGCGTGCACGAGCCGGAGCGCCGCCCGGGCCAGCCGGGCGACTGGCTG
Coding sequences within it:
- the sthA gene encoding Si-specific NAD(P)(+) transhydrogenase: MADYDLIVIGSGPAGRRAAIQAAKLGKAVLVAEKHRQVGGVSVHTGTIPSKTMRETVLNLTGWRERGFYGRSYRVKKDISAADLLNRGAKTLEYEVDVLEHQFSRNHVQIVSGEASFLGPHDIQIRRDDGDVDRHRAAHVVIACGTRPFRPDYIPFNDRNVFDSDEILAIETLPRSLTVIGAGVIGVEYATIFSALDVAVTLVEPRATFLDFVDKELIEEFVHELRDHNVSIRLGSEVVSVKLDAAGRPVCEIASGRSVTSDVLLFAAGRVGETEKLNLAAVGITCDHRGRIPVNAKTLQTVVPHIYAAGDVIGFPSLASTSMEQGRLAACHAFGLEPPAPPEFFPYGIYSVPEISTVGMTEEEVLKRGIPYECGIARFRETSRGHIMGLKSGMMKMIFSKKTRRLLGVHIVGEGATELIHIGQAVLNLKGTIDYFMDNTFNYPTLAEAYKIASLDAWNRAFAPVAAPPPVPVQAAAS